In Bos taurus isolate L1 Dominette 01449 registration number 42190680 breed Hereford chromosome 10, ARS-UCD2.0, whole genome shotgun sequence, the genomic window TGCTTTGGATGTGCTTTCCATTTCTTTACACAGACTATTAAAAAGACATATACTCAAAGGTTAGGATTTTATAATATTCGTCATTTTTACTGTATTAAGGACATTTTCTAAGTGAaactggcttttttttctttctgttgagtGTGTAGTAGTGATGAACGTAGCTTGGTACCACTACCTTGACTTATGCTAAGGCACTAGCAGTTTTAATTACCATTGCTTTTGCATCATCAGTGGGAACTAATGATAAAATCTTACCAACCTGAAGGTCAACATTTTCTCAGTGAAAATCAGTGAGGGAATGCATAAGGTTACTATATAGTAACTCCTTTGggttatatattttgttttgctaGAGAAATGCAGCAGAACCCTCAATTGCTATTTTATTTGGATCCAAATTGGCATCCAGAAGTCTTAAAATGTGGAAGaatcttaaatacattttttaaaaattgagatattatTGATTTATAGCATTATGTatgtaggttttattttttgttttgttttgttttgaccaTGCCACATGTCTTGTAGGATCttggtttcccaaccagggatcgaaccaaggcccctacagtggaagctcagagtcctaaccactgtaccaccagggcaTTCCCTGTAGATATTTTTCTTGACTTTATAGAGAAATCAGAGATTTGACCTTATAGGTCACAGTTATCAGTGCTTTGGTCTTACAGAACAGTTCAGGAGTAGCTAATCGTTGGAGGACTCACAGATCTCAATTTCAGGACTTAAtacaaagctgcagtaatcaaagCAATGTACTAATGTTTAAGGGCAGACATGTAactcagtgaaataaaattgAGAATCCAGAAATGAACCTTCACATttacatcatttcttttttgacgTGGTGCCAAGACAGTGTGGGGACAGGAAATGAGTTTAGGGCCCTTCTTTCATACACAAACTTTACTCAAAATGAagcataaatgtaaatataagagctaaaactataaaacttataTAGAAGAAAGTATAGTTATATCTTCGTGTCCTTGGGTTAGGCAAAGCCACCTTACAtgtgacatcaaaagcacaagaaAAGGATTTGGACTTATTCAGAAtaaaaaacttttgtgcttcaaaggacatccatacaaaagtgaaaggaaaatccattgaacaggagaaaaaaatgcaaaccatATCTGATAAAGAGACTTTTACGTGTAAAAAAGAACTCTTACGCCTTAGTAATAAAGCAATAACCCAGAGTGGGAAAAGGATCTGAACACACACTTCCCCAAATAGGTATACAAATCATCAGAATCACGTGACTGGGAGCTCAGTCAAGATCATTGACCTTTgtggaaatacaaatcaaaactgcagtgagataCTTTGTACCCATTGGATGGCTATAATGAAGCTAAGTGTTGATCAGCATGTGGAGAAACTAGAACCCTCACATGTTACTTTTGGGAAAGAAATTTGTGAAATAGTGCAGGCACTTTAGAAAACAGTCTTGTGTttcctcagaaagttaaataCAGAGTTACTGTATAACTAGCAATTCCTCACCTaggtatatactcaagagaaatatgcacacacaaaaacttactaatgtttatagcagcattattcataatagccaaaaaatggaaacaactcaaatgtccaacAGTTGAATGGATACAATGTAGTATatccacataatggaatattacttagcaatAAAATGGAATGTGGTATTGATACATGATAAAACATATGAAccgtgaaagaagccagacacaaatgcCATGTATTATGAGTCCATTTATGTTACGTGTCCATAATAGACAAATCCTTAGGGACAAATGAGATTAGTGGTTGCTAGGACTGAGTGGAGGTAGATAATTATTGCTAATGGGTTTTGGCagggagagataaaaatgtcctaaaattaGATTGTGATGGTTGTATAACTGAATACACTGAAAACCACTGATTTTACACTTAAAGTTGGTGAACTGTATATGAATTTTGTCTcagaaagctgtttaaaaaatagaataagtaATGACTGTAAGGTTGCCAAGTATACATATACCTTAAACTTTGAATTTCCATTaggaaaaaattatatgtatcttGGATATATTCCTATTGTACTTGCATGAAAAGAAAATGACCAAATTATCTACTCTGCCTTTCAGAAAGGAGAAGATGAGTATGCCAACGTTGATGCCATTGTTGTATCAGTGGGTGTTGATGAAGAAATTGTTTATGCCAAATCAACTGCCTTACAGGTGAGAAGTTTACAGCAGTGTTTAGCTCTGAGAGTCATTGAATCAGCTACTAATCAGtatagtagccactagccacattaAAATTTCAGCTCCTCAGTCTCAAGTACTCTGTAGTGGCTATCAGAGGATGTGTAGAATAGTTCTTTCACAAAAAGTTCAGTGAACAGTACTGACTAATCTCATTTCATTGGAATCTATATCCAGGTTCTCACACTACAAGATTATTTTGAAGTTAATTCCAGATACTTTATttcatatgtataaatacattgatttttttgtATCTGTTCACACTGTTGTCTTTTCCCATAGACGTGGCTCTTTGGTTATGAACTAACTGATACTATCATGGTATTCTGTGATGACAAAATCATCTTTATGGCCAGCAAGAAAAAAGTGGAGTTCCTGAAACAGATTGCCAACACGAAGGGCAACGAGAACGCTAACGGGGCGCCTGCCATCACACTGCTTGTACGAGAAAAGGTCAGAATGAGCAGAATGCGTCATTAATAGGAAAGAGTGTTTAAAAGCGGTAAACAGAAAAGCCTTCTAGGAATTCAAAAATACAAGGGGAAGATTTTAGCTAACTGTCATttgttagaaagaaagaaaagagttcaATAATCCTATCAGTTTGCAGTAACACAAATGGGTAATGAAATTACTGTGAATACTAACTTTATCCATTCTTGAGGATACTTCtcttagtatctttttttttattattattatttttttactttacaatattgtattggttttgccatacatcaacatgcatctgccacgggtatacacgtgttccccatcctgaacccccctcccgcctccctccctataccatccctctgggtcatcccagtgcaccagccccaagcttcctgtatcctgcatctaacctggactggcaattcgtttcttatatgatattatacatgtttcaatgccattctcccaaatcatccccccttccctcccacagagtccaaaagactgttctatacatctatatctcttttgctttctcttagTATCTTAATtagaataaaaatctttaaatatcCTTAAGGAAAGGTATAcctcatttctgatttttatcaaatgtaatctttttttattatattgcCCACCTGACAAAGATTTCTTTTCAGAATGTTGTTCACCTTTGTATTTCAGTTTCTTAGCTTTTCCTGAAGTAAAGAATAGTCTTCTCAGCTTATGTGGCACTTCACTTAagcatataaatatatcaaaagaaATTTTGTGTAACCTTTTGGTATACTACAGTCTTCCCTAAAGAAATAGGTAGGAAAAGGGGAGATAGAATTTGTTTCTTTCCATAGTTTAGAATATTCTCTACCTAGTACTAGTAGAACATAGATGTCTAATTCTTAAACTAAACCCCCTTTTATTCCCTGTGGCACTGACAGAATGAAAGTAACAAGAGCAGCTTTGACAAaatgattgaagccattaaagAAAGCAAGAATGGCAAGAAGATTGGAGTGTTCAGCAAAGACAAATTTCCAGGAGAGTTCATGAAGAGCTGGAATGACTGCCTCAACAAAGAGGGCTTTGACAAAGTAAGAATATTCTGGAAACAAGCACATTGAGAGTTGAGAAGACAAAATTGTGAGGGGCTTTCACAACTGATAGTGCAGAGACTTTGTTTTGAGAAAGCTGTATATTCATTCACATTTCCATTTTCAGTTCCTGTGGCTGAGTAGTAAACCAGTTCACTTTTCAGTTAGGAGTGAGGCATTCAGGAGACAGTTCAGCTACTCCAGAGGGAAATTGAGGAAAATCTCTTGTCcagaaaagttttcttttctgtctgcCTCCTTCAGCCTTTATGGAAATCTCAAGAGAGGCATTTACATTTACACTTTAAACGATGTGTTAGTTCATTGCCTCTTAGAATACACCAATGACCTGGTAAAGAGTTCTTTCAGATGTTTATTCAATCCAAGAAGAGAATATTTAGATATTCTGCAAACTGCTGATGAATAGTTTGCTAAATAACCAGACATAGTCACTGATAATATTTGAACTGGGGGAGAGAGATTTCTTTAGCAGTTCTGTGTCTGCATGTTAGGAACTGTTTATCCCTTTGACTGCAGATAGACATCAGTGCAGTTGTGGCCTATACCATTGCTGTAAAGGAGGATGGAGAGCTCAATCTAATGAAGAAAGCAGCTAGCATCACCTCTGAGGTCTTCAACAAATTCTTCAAGGAAAGAGTCATGGAAATAGTAGATGCAGATGAGGTAAATTGGGGGTGGGAGTgtctttttactgttttaatgAAGTCAGTCCATCCCATGCAGTGTTTTTTTAGGTTGTGTTCAGCTTCCTTTGGTAGTTAAGTTGGTGGTGCCAACTGTCTTTGAGAATAACTATAAACGTCCACTGTAGTTTCTGGAGCTTACCCAGTATGTCACTTGAGAATTCTTTGAATAGCTGCAAATTGCACATATTTCTCTAAATTTGCTTTTGTGTGTACACCAGTGTGTTATCTGGTGCATAAACCACTTCATAAGACTCCTTTGGCATCCTATATGATATCAGGACGTATGTTGTCTTCAAATGGTCATGTCCAAAAACCCAACACCCTTCTGCCACCCTAtagtaaatattgttttatttctggGTATTTTTATAGAAAGTTCGACACAGCAAACTGGCTGAGTCTGTGGAAAAGGccatagaagagaaaaaataccTAGCTGGGGCAGACCCTTCTACTGTGGAAATGTGTTACCCTCCTATCATTCAGAGTGGTGGCAACTATAATCTCAAGTTCAGTGTGGTGAGGTGAGTATGAGaatttcaaaacataaaacaaccaGAGCACTTCAGCCTTTGGCCTGTTTTTTCTTAGACTCAACTCTGGGATtcaaaaaaataggaagaaaaaaaataaccattCGCCTGCCTCCTGCATTATCTTTTTGTCTTATTCtatgtataatttaattttatttcacataGTTATTCATTTCTTACTTGAGTATTTGATTGTAAGCATTTTCCAGATgattaaaaataacaagaaaaaaatgaaaaacatgtttaaaaaataaaaatcttgctAGATATATCATAATTATTccccttctaatttttaaaaataccgtAAAGAATGCTATTCATCGGGGCTGGTGGAAAGGTGATGGCTTACCATCATACTATTAGATTATAATGCATAAAATTCAGTTTAACTTTTGCATATTTGGGATACAACTTTCCAGAGCCTTTATAGACtgacttggtttaaaaaaaaaaaaaaaagtttaggtcatttttttctgcttcagcTTTGGGATATAGCAGATCAAAATTGTGATTACAGATGTGTATGCTAGGTATGCTAAGGACTTCACAAGTTTGTGTAATGAGATGCTTTCTCCCTTTGGTCTCTAGTGACAAGAATCATATGCATTTTGGGGCCATTACCTGTGCCATGGGTATTCGCTTCAAATCTTACTGCTCCAACCTTGTTCGCACTTTGATGGTTGATCCTTCTCAGGAGGTTCAAGAAAATTACAACTTTTTGCTTCAGCTGCAAGAGGAGCTGCTAAAGGAACTAAGACATGGTAATGTGTGCCTTAGATAAGGTTTAGAAATTATGTAACAAAAATGTAGCATTCGTGGGACTGTTTATCCCTGAGGCTCTTGTACTGTAAATAGAATTAGATTTTACTAACCTCCAATCATCCTAGCATTTAGTTCTTCAGTGTACTTTTCGTTTATGCAGGAATGGTTACTGTGGTTTTATATTGATGTTTACAGAAACCTCTCTgactggttaggactctgtgttcaGATCTTCATAAAATACCATGCTCTTACTACTTTTCTTTAGAAAGTTCTGAGAAGTAGTATCTCTCCCAACAGACTATGTAATGTTAATCCTATATTGAATGAATACCAGGAATCTTAGTTTGAGAGCAGAGCTAATGGCAACCCTGCTaagcaagctgctgctgctaagtcacttcagtcgtgtccaactctgtgcgaccccatagacaagcAAACTACTGTCTACTTAAAAGGAGAGCATTTGGCACCTCTTTTGCCTTGAGACTCCTCACTCTCATTTAAATGGGACTTTTATGTTTGCCGCCTTTAAACAACTTTGTAAGCCCACTTAAAGTTTCCCAGAGCTTCCAGACACCATTCCCTCCTGATACCTCAGGTCAGTCTTGAGAAATCCAACTGGCAATCCATAGTCCTAGGTTGTTCATTGAGAATAAAAACTTCTCTGAGGCTACAGTATTTGAACTACTCTGGCTTGAAATACGTGTTCATATCCTAAACCTTGAAAAATTAAGTCCAGCATTCTTCCAACAGTAATTCACCCGTTCAGTAGTCTTGTTCTTCAAAATGTATAGTAAATTTAATGTAATGCCATTTATCAACTCTTAAATTATTTCACTGGGACCAGCTAGGGTTCCACAGTCCCCGTGGAGTGATTCTCAGTGTAATTAAAGAATGACTGGgtggattgttttttaaaatgcacatttcTAAGCCCTGCCAGCCCTGCAACTGTATTCCTTATTGTGTGTTTTGAGAAACCCTGCTTTAGGTGACTTAACAAGTGAAAATAgtgttgattttaaaaatgtgatttgtGGTTTTTTCCTGAAAGATACTTTAATGTCCCATCTGTCTTGTCATTAGGCGTGAAGATATGTGATGTATATAATGCTGTCATGGATGTGGTTAAAAAGCAGAAGCCAGAGCTGCTGAACAAAATTACCAAAAACCTAGGGTAAGATGCTGTGATATACATTGTCACTGTGTCAGTTTTCATGACTGGCAGTCATGGTGATTCAACCAATGTTTGTGGACTATTCAACATAACTGTGTGCCAGACACATTATGTTATCAGAGAATGTATGTAAGTTCATGGAGATGTTTTCAGACCAATGTTGTAGATGTTTTAGGCTTAAATTACAAATGTGAAGAGACATTATATACAATATTTCCTCTCTTAGAACAACTCAATTCATATTTGCAAAATAAGTACTCTGAGATATCCAgctatttaaattcttttttttttttctccagtgtttctCAAGTGTATTTGATGATTGAACCACCTAGATATATTACTAACATATTATAGAACCGAAGACATTTGAGAAACAAAAGCTCTAGGCATGCTCCTTAGATGAAGCTAGTTGggatttattgtttatttctggacttctgTGATGGACAAGAGGAAATACATTGACCTATACCGAGTTTTGGCCTTAAGAGACTTAGTAAATCCAGTTATCAACAATCTATTAGAAATTATCTCTTATTCCAGTTGTTAAACGTTCTTGGTAGTGTGCCCTTTAATAACTCATCAGTAGTGGCAAATTACTCAGCTTGTTTGCCTGCCTTACCTTGAAAATCAAAATAGGATATCGTGTACCTGACTCAGGTTAGAGGCCTTTTAGCCTATTGTTgaagtttccttcatttcttttttaggttTGGAATGGGCATTGAATTCCGTGAAGGTTCTTTAGTAATTAATAGTAAAAATCAGTACAAACTAAAGAAAGGTGAGTTTTACATGCATACATTagaaaaataccttttaaaatactttccctTAGTTTCATCTCCCTCTGTTCTGTATAAAATCACACTTCAAACTTTCACAGTCATTCACTGATTCCTGTTTTGCTGGTTTAGGGATGGTTTTCAGCATCAATTTGGGATTCTCAGATTTGACTAACAAGGAAGGgaagaaaccagaagagaaaacCTATGCCCTGTTCATTGGAGACACAGTGCTTGTGGATGAGGTATATATTGCTTCTTTCATGAATTGAATATTGAAGTGCATTTTTAACCCTATGgttccccctcccttttttttttaaatgaaagtgtagttgatttttccagtagtcatgtgtggatgtgagagttgggccataacaaaggctgagcgctgaagaattgatgctttcaaactgtgatattcaagattcttgagaatcccttggactgcaagtaggtcaaaccagtcaattctaaaggagatcaatcctgaatattcattagaaggactgatgctgaagctccaatactttggccacctgatgcaaagatccaacttactggaaaagaccctgatgctgggaaagattgaaggcaggaggaggaggagacaatagaggacaagatggttggatggcatcaccaactcaatgaatatgagtttgagcaagctccgggagatggtgaaggacagggaaacctggcgtgctgcagcccatggggtcacaaagagtcagacatgactgagggactgagcaacaacaaatagttgatttacaatatcatgttagtttcaggtgtatagcagaatgattcagttttttatatttatatataaattttttcatattattttccattttaagttaTTAGAAGATAGTATAGTTCtgtgtgctatatagtaaatccttaTTTACTGTTTATTGCTTATCTATGTTAtgtggtgttttttctttttatcatttgttAAATGCTAGCTAAGAGGAATTAAAGATGCCTATGAAAGTCTGACCTAGTACAGCCAGGAATACAGATTGTTTAAATAAACTCTATCACATTGTGGCTTGAACCTTGATTATGATACTGTCAGGAACTGATTCTATAACagagctgattttttttcttttgtaatggtTTTAACAGTTTACATACCATGCAATTAAAGTGTACAATTGTGACTTTTAGTATCTTTACAGTTAATGCAACTGTCACCATAGtctagttttagaacatttttatcacctcagAAAGAAACACTGtgtccattagcagtcactcctcatTTCCCTCCCAGGCCTAGGcagtgacttttctttttctaaggatttgccttttctgagtatttaggggttttttgtgactggtttctttaacttagcaggaactgattttttttttttttttttgccactttatttttaaatagaaggataattgctttacagaactttgttgttttctgtcaaacatcaacaagcatcagccataggtacatccggtcccctccctcccatctgctTCCCTGGCCCACCCTTCTatattgtcacagagcccctgttgaTTCTTAATGgtagtaaatatttcagtgttCTTACATGAACACATTTATAcattaattcattgaatccttATAATAATTCTATGAAGTAGATACTCTTGTCCAAATATGTAGATAAAGCAACTGAGGCACAAAAAAGTATATGTACCTTGCCAGATGTCACAGAGCTAAGAGTGAGTGAGCCAGGTTTCAAATCAAGCCAGTATTCTTACTCATTATCCCATTGTTGCCTCCCAAATTGCAGTTCCTGATGTGCATTTGGGAAGATAACTGGTTTTATGTGTTGTCAAAGACTTGTTTAGTGCCATAAGATTCAAAGCATGGCCCAGCTAGGTACTGGGTTCGAAAGTGAAAGTATATCATTTAAATGCTCTTAGAGATGTCTCACTTGCTCTTTGTATTCCAGGATGGCCCAGCTACCGTTCTCACTTCtgtgaagaagaaagtgaagaacgtAGGGATTTTTCTAAAGgtaagaagaagataaaaatgagTGGTGAAAAGTTTGCTACAATGAAAAAGTAAACAATAATGGCTAAAATAATTAAGACTTGAATTCCTGATGATGATTTTTCCCCCCCATAGAATGAggatgaggaagaagaggaagaggagaaagatgaAGCTGAGGACCTGTTGGGAAGAGGTTCCAGAGCAGCTTTACTTACAGAAAGAACACGAGTAAGTTTACTGTTTGAAAACTACTTCGATTTCCTATTTGTCACGGTTCACAGGTCCTGATAACTTCAGTTTTCCCTTCTTTAGAATGAGATGACTGCAGAAGAGAAGCGAAGAGCCCATCAAAAAGAACTGGCAGCTCAACTCAACGAGGAAGCAAAGAGGCGATTAACTGAACAGAAAGGGGAACAGCAGATTCAGAAGTAAGAGTTTGCATGGAGTAGTGAGATTGTCTTAGGGTTATATGTGATTTGCAGAAATTTCTCAAGAACATTTTTTTATTCCCACTCCAGAGCTCGTAAATCTAATGTGTCCTATAAAAACCCATCTTTGATGCCTAAGGAACCACACATACGGGAAATGAAGATCTATATTGATAAAAAATACGAGACTGTAATAATGCCTGTGTTTGGCATTGCAACACCTTTTCACATTGCCACAATCAAGGTACTGACGTTGAATCAGGCTTCATTCGaataattccttaaaataattgTGCTTACCATAGATGGCTGTCCTGACTGCATGTCTCTGCTATTCTGTGCTCCTCCTGACTCTGCCTTTCCCATGTTCCTGACTCCCTGCCCCACTCCCTAATCTCCTGCtgtcattttccttcctttcccgtTTGCGCTTTGGAGAAAATTTAAATGACCTAGTGTATAATCATACTTCGCTTGTTTCTCTTTGAACTTGAACTTTGTAACCTGTTGTCATAAACATGGCACCGGAAAAGAACTTTAGGAACTCAGTGATTCTTTTAGAAACACACATTGGTCATATAAAAAAGTAAGCTAAATATGTAGCTTATTAGTTTTAGAGTAAGGATTACAGGTTAGGTTTAGCTGTCAGTTTGTAACTACTAACTTAATTTTAGCATGTCTATAGCTACTTACCTTCATCTAGGAAAGAAATCTGTCTGGTTTCTTTGCtaatgcttttcatttctttgaacagAATATAAGTATGTCTGTGGAAGGAGATTATACTTACTTGCGAATCAACTTCTATTGCCCAGGCAGTGCTCTGGGCAGAAATGAGGGCAACatctttcccaacccagaagCTACTTTTGTCAAGGAAATGTGAGTTCTCAGGGAAACAACCACCCCCAAATCCCTGCTGGTCGGAGCAGTACCCTCAGAGACCCAGAGAGTGCTGTGTTCTCCCGCATCCTAGTGAATGGCGGCACCTTCCTCAGTGGTACTTGATTAGGAGGATCACCTTAATAACCTTGTACTGTTTTGAGGTTGGAACCTAATTTAAATCctcataaagatattttattctcACTTGATATATTTGTTGATAAAATATCAGATGTGTGCTGCACTGGAGTCTGTTTATTCTTGAAGTGAAATAGGATCATTTGGGGAAGTTTATGCAGAATTTGAAATATAGGTATGACTCCCACACTCAGTGGATTAGCTATAACATCTGTTTAAGAGAGAGGAAggattttttcatctttccagaCATTATTTCAGCACTCAGTGGTACCTTTTTCTCCTAAAAGGTATTAAGCCAGTTGTAAAACATAGTAATGGGTGTGGGTTACTTTGCATGATAAAGAAATTACATAGGTGCTCCCCCTTTTCTGTAGTACATACCGAGCTTCAAATATGAAGGCACCTGGAGAACAGACAGTTCCAGCCTTGAACCTTCAGAACGCTTTCCGAATTATAAAAGAAGTGCAGAAGCGTTACAAGACTCGGGAAgcggaagagaaagagaaggaggtgaGCCGGAACAACGGCAAAGTGCCTTTGTGCCA contains:
- the SUPT16H gene encoding FACT complex subunit SPT16; amino-acid sequence: MAVTLDKDAYYRRVKRLYSNWRKGEDEYANVDAIVVSVGVDEEIVYAKSTALQTWLFGYELTDTIMVFCDDKIIFMASKKKVEFLKQIANTKGNENANGAPAITLLVREKNESNKSSFDKMIEAIKESKNGKKIGVFSKDKFPGEFMKSWNDCLNKEGFDKIDISAVVAYTIAVKEDGELNLMKKAASITSEVFNKFFKERVMEIVDADEKVRHSKLAESVEKAIEEKKYLAGADPSTVEMCYPPIIQSGGNYNLKFSVVSDKNHMHFGAITCAMGIRFKSYCSNLVRTLMVDPSQEVQENYNFLLQLQEELLKELRHGVKICDVYNAVMDVVKKQKPELLNKITKNLGFGMGIEFREGSLVINSKNQYKLKKGMVFSINLGFSDLTNKEGKKPEEKTYALFIGDTVLVDEDGPATVLTSVKKKVKNVGIFLKNEDEEEEEEEKDEAEDLLGRGSRAALLTERTRNEMTAEEKRRAHQKELAAQLNEEAKRRLTEQKGEQQIQKARKSNVSYKNPSLMPKEPHIREMKIYIDKKYETVIMPVFGIATPFHIATIKNISMSVEGDYTYLRINFYCPGSALGRNEGNIFPNPEATFVKEITYRASNMKAPGEQTVPALNLQNAFRIIKEVQKRYKTREAEEKEKEGIVKQDSLVINLNRSNPKLKDLYIRPNIAQKRMQGSLEAHVNGFRFTSVRGDKVDILYNNIKHALFQPCDGEMIIVLHFHLKNAIMFGKKRHTDVQFYTEVGEITTDLGKHQHMHDRDDLYAEQMEREMRHKLKTAFKNFIEKVEALTKEELEFEVPFRDLGFNGAPYRSTCLLQPTSSALVNATEWPPFVVTLDEVELIHFERVQFHLKNFDMVIVYKDYSKKVTMINAIPVASLDPIKEWLNSCDLKYTEGVQSLNWTKIMKTIVDDPEGFFEQGGWSFLEPEGEGSDAEEGDSESEIEDETFNPSEEDYEEEEEDSDEDYSSEAEESDYSKESLGSEEESGKDWDELEEEARKADRESRYEEEEEQSRSMSRKRKASVHSSGRGSNRGSRHSSAPPKKKRK